A portion of the Vicinamibacterales bacterium genome contains these proteins:
- the trpC gene encoding indole-3-glycerol phosphate synthase TrpC, producing the protein MTRDVPDLLLAILAATRRSLEIRRDRIPMAVVEAASDRCAPRGGEFTAALSRIGTWNVIAECKRRSPSRGVLRDPFDPAAIAEAYAAAGAAAISVLTEPMFFDGSLDHLAAVRARVATPVLRKDFMIDEYQLVEARAAGADAVLLIVAAIDQSRLAQLVARASSLGLSALVEVHDGHDLALALDAGARIVGVNNRDLRTLAVDLRTSESLVDRIPDDVLAIAESGLRRHEDLERLRAAGFDAFLIGEQLMTASAPGEALRALLSEPSRSEACT; encoded by the coding sequence ATGACGCGAGATGTTCCGGACTTGCTCCTGGCCATCCTGGCGGCGACGCGCCGGAGTCTGGAGATTCGGCGGGATCGCATCCCGATGGCTGTCGTCGAGGCGGCGTCCGACCGATGCGCGCCTCGGGGAGGTGAGTTCACGGCGGCACTGTCGCGGATCGGCACATGGAACGTCATCGCCGAGTGCAAGCGACGTTCGCCCAGCCGGGGCGTTCTGCGCGATCCATTCGACCCCGCGGCCATCGCCGAGGCGTATGCTGCGGCCGGCGCGGCAGCGATCTCGGTCCTGACCGAGCCGATGTTCTTCGACGGCTCGCTCGATCACCTTGCGGCCGTCCGCGCGCGGGTCGCCACGCCGGTCCTGCGGAAGGACTTCATGATCGACGAGTACCAACTCGTCGAAGCCCGTGCCGCTGGCGCCGATGCGGTGCTGCTCATCGTGGCAGCGATCGATCAGTCGCGGCTCGCGCAGTTGGTGGCGCGAGCCTCGTCGCTCGGGTTGTCGGCCCTCGTCGAGGTGCACGACGGCCATGACTTGGCGCTGGCGCTCGACGCCGGCGCAAGAATCGTGGGCGTCAACAATCGGGATCTCCGGACGCTGGCCGTCGACCTCCGGACGTCGGAGAGCCTGGTGGATCGGATCCCTGACGATGTGCTGGCGATAGCGGAGAGCGGGCTTCGACGTCATGAGGACCTGGAACGGCTGCGCGCAGCCGGGTTCGACGCGTTTCTCATTGGGGAGCAATTGATGACGGCCTCGGCGCCGGGCGAGGCGCTGCGCGCGCTGCTCTCGGAGCCTTCACGGAGCGAGGCA